In the Paenibacillus sp. FSL R7-0337 genome, TTTATCGTCCCCACTGTATTTGTCAAAATATATTCTCTAGCATTTTCTTCATAGTTAAGATTAACTTTAGCATTTGCTGGGAGCAATCCTCCTAGAAGAATTACACCTTCAACATTATTTTTCGGTAATTTTTCAATTTCGTCTTCTTTATTGATATCTAACGATAGGTAATTTGCTCCTAACGAAATTAAGTAGTCTTTTGCTACTTCATTCTTATTTCCAGTAGCTAAGACCTCATAACCATTATTAAGAAATTCCTCAACAGCATATGTACCAATAAACCCTGTGGCACCAATAATAACTATCATATATACTTCTCCTCTGAGAGTTTATTTAGTGGTTATTTTCAATTTTCCAAGAGCTACATCCATTTGATTCGAAGCATCTTTTAAATTATTTCCAGAGTTGATAATATATCCACTTCTATCCGAACTATTTTTTATTTCAGTAATTTTTTCTCCAACACGCTTCAACATAACAAATTCGACTCCATGGATCTCTGAAATCTCTTCAATTCCGATAATTGAAGTAATTTTACCCATCGGTGGCTCAATATATTTTATAATTGCCGCTCTATTAAACTTTTTATTTATATCTGGTATTTCTCCTATAGCTGTTTGTAGACAGGCTTTTACAAGATTAACTCCTGTTGATAATGGAACTAGTGAAGTTGTAATATTATCTCCACCTAATCTAGCGCCTAACTCAACAATTTTAGGCCCACTCGGAGTGACTATTATTTCTACATGTGATGGTCCATCATATATTTTCAATGCTAAAACAGCCGCTATTGCAACCTTACAAATCTCTTCCTGAAGATCTATGTCTAATTTACTAGGCTGAGAGTGTCCCATTTCTACGAAATAAGGAGCACCAGTCGTAATCTTATCAGTTATAGCAATGATATGAACTTTACCATTTAGAGAAAATGTTTCAACGCTTACTTCAGGACCATTCATGTACTCTTCAATAATAAGTTGACCACTTCGTGAAAAATCCCTACTATAAATGTAAGAGTCTTTTATATTCATATTAGTAGTGTTACATAACTGAACACCTCTACTACCCGAATTATCGGCTGGTTTAACAATTATTTTCTCATTTTTGAATTTTTTCACTGCATTCACAAAATCCTCAAACCCATCAATTTTATAAAAATAGGGAATTGGCACTTTGTTTCTCTCTAATTCTTCTCGCATCTTAAGCTTATTAGTTGCTACCTCAGCAGTCTCAATGCTGATAGATTTTAATCCAAGACTATGAGCAATACTCGCAACAGTTCGCAATGGCATATCACTTGCTAAAGTCATTACTCCATCTGGTTTTATTTCTATTGCTTTATTAGTTGCGTTTAATATATCCAAGGTGCTTATTTGATAAGATTCATCAGCCAGTTTGAATCCTGGAGCATTACTATCTTGATCAAAAGTTGCAACCTTATACCCCATCTTTTTTGCTTCAATAATTGCTGGCACTTGGAGTATCCCAGCACCAATTATAAGAATTTTTTTCATATAGATGCCTGTATAGATTCTATAAGCTTAAGTTGTTCCAAACATTCTTTTACCGAATCAATAATATATTCAACCTCTTCATTTGTTAGACGGGTATGTAAAGGTAAGCTAACTCCATTCTCATACATACCTAAAGCATTAGGAA is a window encoding:
- a CDS encoding ATP-grasp domain-containing protein gives rise to the protein MKKILIIGAGILQVPAIIEAKKMGYKVATFDQDSNAPGFKLADESYQISTLDILNATNKAIEIKPDGVMTLASDMPLRTVASIAHSLGLKSISIETAEVATNKLKMREELERNKVPIPYFYKIDGFEDFVNAVKKFKNEKIIVKPADNSGSRGVQLCNTTNMNIKDSYIYSRDFSRSGQLIIEEYMNGPEVSVETFSLNGKVHIIAITDKITTGAPYFVEMGHSQPSKLDIDLQEEICKVAIAAVLALKIYDGPSHVEIIVTPSGPKIVELGARLGGDNITTSLVPLSTGVNLVKACLQTAIGEIPDINKKFNRAAIIKYIEPPMGKITSIIGIEEISEIHGVEFVMLKRVGEKITEIKNSSDRSGYIINSGNNLKDASNQMDVALGKLKITTK